The genomic stretch TGTCCGGGCAGGCAGCTGGAGCCTGGGAGCATGTGCGAGGCGCGCACCACCTGCCGCTGCTGGCCGTAATCGCCTGCGGCATCGCGCTCCCGCTGGTCCATGCTGTGCGCTGGTGCGTGCTGATGGAGGCGCTCGACGCCGAGGTGCCGGTCGGCTTGGCGGCCGATGTCACGGTCAGCTCGTCGCTGGTCAATTACGCCGGTCCCGGCTTCCTCGGCGCGCCGGCCAAAGCCTTCCTCGCCAACCGCGCCGCCGGTGCGCCATATGGCAAGACGATCCTCTCGATGGCGTTTGAGCAGGGGCTCGACTTCCTCGTGCTGCTGGTCGGCTCGATCCTGGCCCTGCTGCTGATCGGCCCCGGCCCATTCATGGACGCGGTCGCCGGCTACGGCCAGACGGCGCGATTGGCGCTGGTCATCGGGGCTATTGCGCTTGTGGCGGTCCTCGTGCTGGTGGGTCGCG from Thermomicrobiales bacterium encodes the following:
- a CDS encoding flippase-like domain-containing protein; amino-acid sequence: MARSRLIVPVVFWLALVGALIALWLSGQAAGAWEHVRGAHHLPLLAVIACGIALPLVHAVRWCVLMEALDAEVPVGLAADVTVSSSLVNYAGPGFLGAPAKAFLANRAAGAPYGKTILSMAFEQGLDFLVLLVGSILALLLIGPGPFMDAVAGYGQTARLALVIGAIALVAVLVLVGRDRMRRGVARIREAFAAIGSRINRPAVAWCTATLWLLQAAVIASLLWALGMSLSLTAVLSLSTIPLLLGQIVPLPGGLGVREAAMVALAVPVGMSSGELLGFAILQRVLLVVALPVALLAV